The Gammaproteobacteria bacterium genomic sequence GGATGCAGATTAGGGGCCTGCCGGGCAGAATTCAGACGGAGCGTGTCGGCGCGTTTAGCCAGCCAACAGAGATTTGATGCGCTGACTGACCTCGGCCATATCGGCACGGCCCTGCACCTGTGGCCGCAGTACGCCCATCACCTTGCCCATCTCGTTCATGGCTGCGGCACCGGTCGTTTCGATGGCGGCGGTGATCAGCGCGTCGAGTTCAGCTGCGCTCAGCGCGGTCGGCAGATAGCCCTGCAACACACCGATCTCGAAGGTTTCCTGATCCGCCAGCTCCTGGCGGCCGGCATCTTCGAACTGCCTGACCGAGTCTCGACGCTGCTTGACCATTTTGTCGAGCACCGCCAGCACCTGCGCGTCATCCAGTTCGATGCGCTCATCCACCTCGCGCTGCTTGATCGCCGCCAGCGCCAGACGGATAACGCCGAGGCGAGGCTTATCTTTCGCGCGCATCGCCGTCTTCATGTCGTCGGTCAATTGTTGCTTGAGCATTGAATCAGCCATGCACATACCTACGCAGTCGATAAACCGACGGCCGGGAAGCCGCGGATGAAACACTAAGGAAAGGATGCTGGAGCCCGGCGCGATACCCGACCGCGCGGGGGCAACAAGGAGATCTTAGTAGAGGCGTTTGCGACGCTGGATATCGCGCGATGTCTTTTTCAACTGGCGCTTGACGGCTGCAGCCATCTTACGCTGGCGTGCCTGGGTAGGCTTTTCGTAAAATTCACGACGACGCACTTCGGTGAGTACACCGGCCTTCTCGCAGGAACGCTTGAACCGGCGCAGAGCGATATCAAAAGGCTCATTTTCTCTTACACGAACATTCGGCATTGGTCTTCCAATCCTCTAACTTTTAGGTAGTGATACACTATGCGCATCACCCGATTTCATACAACAACACTTCCCCGCCACGGCCACGCCAGGACAGGGAGCCGGGAATTCTAGTCATTCACGCCCGAAAATGCAAAATATCGGGACAAAAATTTTCACTAAATGAGCGATAAAGTGGCAAATCGACCTTCACGCCTCACCCTGGGCATCGAAACCTCCTGCGACGAGACCGGCGTCGCCCTCTATGATGACGAGGCCGGCCTGCTCGCCGACGCGCTCTACAGCCAGATCGAACTGCACGCCGATTACGGCGGCGTGGTCCCGGAACTGGCCTCGCGCGATCACGTTCGCAAGACCCTGCCGCTCATCCAGCAGGTGCTGGACGAGGCCAATTGCGACAAAAAGGCCATCACCGGAGTCGCCTACACCGCCGGTCCCGGCTTGGTGGGCGCACTGCTGGTTGGCGCCGCCATCGGTCGCAGCCTCGCCTGGGCCTGGAATGTCCCGGCCGTGGCCGTCCATCACATGGAGGGGCACCTGCTGGCGCCGCTGCTGGAAGACCATCCTCCGGCATTCCCCTTTGTTGCCTTGCTGGTATCCGGCGGCCACACCCTATTAGTAGAGGTTAACGGCATCGGCCGTTACAGAATTATCGGTGAAACCCTCGACGATGCCGCGGGCGAGGCCTTCGACAAGACCGCCAAGCTGCTCGGCCTGGACTATCCCGGCGGCCCGGCGCTGGCAAAGCTGGCCCAACAGGGCAACCCTGAACGCTTCCAGTTCCCTCGCCCCATGACCAATCGGCCCGGTCTCGACTTCAGTTTCAGCGGACTAAAGACTTTTGCCATCACCACTCTGCGCGACCACAGCGAACCAGCGACGGATCTGCCGCAGACCCGTGCCGACATCGCCCGCGCCTTCGAGGACGCCGTGGCCGATACCATGGCGATCAAATGCAAGCGCGCCCTGCAACACACCGGGCTTACCCGACTGGTAATGGCGGGTGGGGTCAGCGCCAACCAGACATTACGCGCGCGCCTATCGACACTGTCACAACAGGAAGGCTTCGAGATCTACTATCCGCGCCCCGCCTTTTGCACCGACAACGGTGCCATGATCGCCTTCGCAGGCTCTCTGCGTCTGGCGGCAGGGCAGGCCCAGGGCAACCACTTTGGCGCCAGGCCACGCTGGCCTATCGATGAACTGATGCCGGTTTAGCGCCCCAAATCGCCTCTCTACACCCCATCTTAATCCTGCCCTTCACCCGCTGGCAGCGCCGCCGATCGCAAAACATCGCGCGCATAAAAAAGCGGAGGCCAATGACCCCCGCTCTTTCCGATCT encodes the following:
- a CDS encoding GatB/YqeY domain-containing protein, producing the protein MADSMLKQQLTDDMKTAMRAKDKPRLGVIRLALAAIKQREVDERIELDDAQVLAVLDKMVKQRRDSVRQFEDAGRQELADQETFEIGVLQGYLPTALSAAELDALITAAIETTGAAAMNEMGKVMGVLRPQVQGRADMAEVSQRIKSLLAG
- the rpsU gene encoding 30S ribosomal protein S21; protein product: MPNVRVRENEPFDIALRRFKRSCEKAGVLTEVRRREFYEKPTQARQRKMAAAVKRQLKKTSRDIQRRKRLY
- the tsaD gene encoding tRNA (adenosine(37)-N6)-threonylcarbamoyltransferase complex transferase subunit TsaD; translation: MGIETSCDETGVALYDDEAGLLADALYSQIELHADYGGVVPELASRDHVRKTLPLIQQVLDEANCDKKAITGVAYTAGPGLVGALLVGAAIGRSLAWAWNVPAVAVHHMEGHLLAPLLEDHPPAFPFVALLVSGGHTLLVEVNGIGRYRIIGETLDDAAGEAFDKTAKLLGLDYPGGPALAKLAQQGNPERFQFPRPMTNRPGLDFSFSGLKTFAITTLRDHSEPATDLPQTRADIARAFEDAVADTMAIKCKRALQHTGLTRLVMAGGVSANQTLRARLSTLSQQEGFEIYYPRPAFCTDNGAMIAFAGSLRLAAGQAQGNHFGARPRWPIDELMPV